The sequence CTTTACAAGCTAATATTACTCCATCAACTGCTTTAGCAATATCTTGAACAGTTCTTGGAATAATAAATTCAGCCATGTCTAAAATTACTTTACTTAAATCTTTAGGTATTAATGAATATCTTTCAATATAATTTCCTCCTCTTTTTTCATCTATAGAAATAAGAGTTGAAACAAATTTTTTTATAAAAGAAGTACCAGGAGATTTCCTCCTACTTTTTTCATAATCACTTAAAACAGATGGTACAAAGCCAATTTCTTTTGCTAATTCACTTTTAGATATTTCAAACAATTCTCTCCATTTACGCATAGCAGCTCCTGGATCAGGAGACATTATTATTTCTCCAGCTATTCTATTCATTAAAGATTCTTTAGCTATTCTTAATGCTTTTTGATTTTCTTTAATCATATTTTTCACTCTTTCTTATTAATTATCCATTATAGAAAATACTTCAAAATTATTTAAGCCTTTAAATATAAAATTTTATTTTTTTAAAATTGGAAAAAATATTTTACTAAATGAATTTAAATATAGTATTAAAAGATTGCCATATCTTAAAAAAGAATGATTAAAAATATATATTGCTTCTTATTAAATCAAAAATGATAAAAAATGGTTGAGAAAAATTATAAACCTCCAGCCTCTATTGAAGTTGAAGATTTAAAAAATTTTGCTAGATTAACTATGGGATGGTCAAATGAATATAGACCTTTATTATGGGGATTTAATTATAAGAGAAAAAATATTCTAGGATACCTTTCTTCTTTACCTTATTGGAAAGGAAATTTGCCGATATTTGCTTATACTATATTGGATAGCGAACCTAAAGGATATTTAGCTTATACAAATATTGAACGTGAAGAAGTTTTCTTTACAAATGATACAAATAATAATAAATTTTCTTATGCAGCTATAGTTGAAATAGATGAAGTTCCAGAGATTATATCTTATTCTCTTAAAAAAGGAAAAATATTCTATGAAAAACCTGTAAGTATTAAAGTTAAAAATATTAATTCTCTTTTAAGAGTTTTATTAATAATGTCTGAAGGTGGATTTTCTCCTCCTTTATGGCTATTTAATAATAAAGAGAAAAATGTTCTAGGTGCTATAACTCCATTCTATGATTATTATGAAGCAAATGCTTTGCCAGTATTTTTCTATATTGAAAGCAATGAATCTTCAACAGGAGCATTCATAAAATATCTTCCATCTGAAGAAAAAGAAATTTTATCTTATACAGATTATATAAGTGATATGAAGTATTTTTATGCAAGAATAATAAAAGTTAAGAATATGCCATTTTATACAAAAAATAAATAAATCTTTAATTTATAATTTAAGATAAAAAATATTTTAGCAAAATTCCTGAAGCATTAATAGAAGGAATGGATGAAGTAGTAAAAATTGGAATTTATCAAAGTAGAAGTGCAGTAATTAGAGCTGCAATAAGAGATTTATTGAAGAAGAAAGCTTTGAAAAAATATTAGTTAAATTTCTGAATATTTTAATTCATAAAGAACATTTCTTATAGATGTCTTTTTTTAAAGCAATTTCTATTAATAGTTCCTTAAACTTATCTTGCTTCTTGCTATTCACTTCCTGATAGAATTTTCTAATTTCTTTTTCTAAGTCCTCGAGCTCTAATAAGGATTCGGTTTTTTTAATTTTTATTTTTTCTTGCTTTATGATTAAATATTTTTTGGAATGTTTCTAAAATTTTTTCGTGTCAAATGTATACATAGTTTGCAGGTATAAGACTTAGAATTTTTTTAAATACTTTTTAAGAAAATTAAATATCTAACTAATAAATTAGTGCCTTTTTTTCTATTGTTAGCCTTAGAAGAAAAATTAAATATAATGCTATTCCGATTAAAAATGAAAAAATGCAAAAAAGGTAAACTTGATTTGAAGAAAATAGTACAAAAAATGGATTGCCGAGAAAAGGATAGAAAGGATTCATTTCTTCATAGAAAAAAGCATCAAGTAAAATATGAAAATAAATACCGAAAAATGAAGTTGAGAAGATTTTTTTAAATGATGAATTTTGAGAAAGTTTGAAAATTTTCATTATTTCTTGTATTGGATTTTTTAGGAGATAGCAAATGATAGCTGTGAGAATTGCTAATATTGAACTGCCTAAAAAAGTATGTAGAAAACCATGTAAAGGATAAGGCATATTAAGGAATAAAACAAAAAAAGGTTCGATATCAACTATAACACTAGCAATAAGCAATGTTGAAAAATCTAATTTTTTAAATAGGAGCAAACCTATCCAAGAACTTGGTCCTAAATGAAAAGGTGTGAATGGCATGGATATCTTTTTATGAAGAATGCAAAAGTATAAATGATATATGACTACCTAATTTTTCTTGAAATCTAATGAAATTATTTTATTTTGATGAAGCTTTCTTTTCTTCAAATGCTTTTTCTAGATATTTTTTTACTTCTTCTTGTGGCATTAATGAGTAAGTTTTTGTTTTTGTAGGAATATAAGCTATTTTAACAGTCCATTCTTCCTCGATTTTTTCAGTTGAGTATACTAATGATGATACTGCCAATTGAATAGCTTCTTCAAGCGTTAATTCTTTACTATATTTTTTCTCTAAATATTCTCTTACTTTTTCAGCTCCTCTTCCAATGGACCATGCCAAATATTCTAGATACATTCCACTTGGATCTACAAGGAACAAGCTCGGACCTTTTTTATCAACTCCACCTATCAACAATCCTGCACCAAATGGTCTCACGCCGGCATGTTGAGTATACATTTGAGCCACGTCACCAATGTGCTTTGTGATTGCCTCAACAGCTGGATCTTCATCGTATGATAATCTTATAACTTGTGCTTGTATTCTTGCATTATCGACAAGTACTCTTGCATCCGAATTTAATCCAGAAGTAGCTGCACCTATGTGCTTATCTATTTGGAAAATTTTCCATGAAAAATTTGGATTCTGCAATTTCGTGTGTAATATTTCTTCAGCTGCCAAAACTACTCCTTCATTACAAGTAATTGCTAATGCAGTAGATCCAGACCTAACAGTCTCTAAGGCATATTCCACCTGGTAGAGACGACCTTGTGGAGAGAAAACTGTTATAGCTCTATCATAAGCCCCTGTTATTCCTAAAGCCAAATCCATCTCCTCCATTTATATCCTATTTTTCAATAATAATCCTTCTATTTAAAATTATATTTAAAAATTTGGGTCGGCAAAGCTCGTTTCTTCATCTTTTAATCAGTCTGGGACGGCCGCTTCATCCCCATTATTCTATTTTCATATCCTAATTTAAATCTTTTTATACTAAAGTAAATCTTGGGATTTAAAATAATTGCTTCATTTCTTTTTACCTAATATTTTTGAAAATCCATTTTAAGTAAAAGTAATATAGAGTAAAAAACAAGATGAGAGCTCTAAAAAGTTTTCCTATATTTTCATTCTGTCTCTTTAACATATTTAATTACTCTACTTAATAATCCACTTGTTTTAATAGGGTCTATAACTATTTTATTATTTTCATTTATAACCATTAAAGCTGCAAATAATTTATTTATTGAAAAATGATTGCATTGAATTATTCCTAATTTATTTGAAGAATCGTATAAAATATTTTTTGGAGAAACTTCTATTAAGCCTTTTAAACCAAATAAATTATAAATTGTTTTAGCAATTATTTTCTGTATATCATCTTTATTTATTTCTCCTTTTTCTGTTAACACTTTATATAGTATATATCTTTTACGTATTTTCTTTAACATTTTTTAGCACTTATAAAATTAATATAAGCAATATTTCAACATTAATTGTCGATTAAATATTAGAAAAACTAATATTTAATTATTCATCCAAACTAATTTTTAAAATGATAATTTTAATAAAATGAATAATTAAAAATAATTTATTAGATATGACTATATATGGATTAAATGTGAGAATGGATATAATATTAATCTGAATATTTTAATGAAAATCATATGCATAAGAAGGATTAAATGGGCTTATCTGGTTTAGACGTTAGTCAATTATAACCAATTATGTATTATAAATTGAGAAGTTTTTTATTCATTTAAAAAAATATTTAAATATCTAATTTTAATTTTAAATTATGCCATATAAATTTAATTTTGACCTATCGCAAATTTCTCAACCACTTTTTAAAGAAATTGCTAGAATTTGTAATGAAAAGAATATACATATAAGAATTGGAGAAAAAGTAAGATATTTAATTGAAAAATTTAGGATACCTGAAATAACTGGTTTAGGGATTTCTGATGCCATAACAATTATTGAAGATCTTATAGATATAAATATTAGAAATCTTCTTGAAAAAGAAAAATTCTTAAAAACGAATAAAAGAGCTCTTTTCTTACCACATTGCTCAAGAAAATATATGGACAATAGATGCAAAGCATACTTTAATCCAGAAGTCCCATCTTATTATTGTAATCATTGCTCTCCTGATTGTTTAATTAATCAAGCAACAATTCTTGCAAAAAAGTATGAGTATGATGTTTATGTTGTAGCAGGAGGTTCTTGTATTCCTAAAATATTAAAAGATAACCATTACGAGGGAATAGTAGGAGTTGCATGTTGCGAAGAACTTAAATTAGGAAGTAATTATTTAAGAAATTTAAATATACCTGGACAAGGAGTGCCTCTCATTAAGAATGGTTGTGCCAATACAAAATTTAGTATTGAGAGTTTAGAAATAATTTTAAGAGAGAAAACAAATTAAATGAATAAAACAAGATTCGCTAAAATTTTATTTTAATCATTCCTCTTTTATTTCACTTTCATTGATAGAGAATATTTTTAAAAGAATATAAAACTTTGCTAAATTAAAAATTTTTAAATTTTTATTCTATAATATTTATATAGCGATGATGAAAAATAGGAGCGGGGAATGAAAATAAATGATTTAAACTCCTCTCAACTGAGCAAAAATTTAAATTATTAATAGATTATTTTTTTATAAAAAAATAAGTGAATATTTCATGGGAAAAAATATTAAAAATATTTATTTTCCATTATTAATTGCTGTGATAGCTGTATCTTTCTCTTCAATATTTATTAGATTAAGCAATGCTCCACCATTAATTATTGCAGCATATAGGCTTGGAATAGCTTCAATAATTCTTTTCCCATTCATGATTTATTATAATTCAAATATTTCTAAAAAATATTCCAGAAAAGATTTATTAAAAATATTTTTTATCAGCTTTTTTTTATCAATACACTTTGCATCATGGATAACATCTTTAAATTATACTTCTATTGCAAATTCTGTAATAATTGTTAATACCTCACCAATATTTGTTGCAATATTTTCATACTATATCTTAAAAGAAAAAATAAATTATAATACTATTATAGGAATTATAATAGCATTCATTGGAACAATAATTATAGCTATTGGAGATTATGGAATTAATAGAAGCAATTTATTAGGAGATATTTATGCATTAATAGGAGCAATAGCTCTTTCAATATATATTATAGGTGGAAGAGAAATAAGGAAGAGAATGAATTTATATTTATATGTTACACCAGTTTATGCTATATCTGCAATATTTTTAATAATAGCTTGCATATTTTTAAAAATACGATTATATCCTTATCCATTAAGAGAATATTTCATATTCCTTTTACTTGCAATAATTCCAACAATTTTTGGACATACAATTTATAATTGGATTTTAAAGAATGTTAAAGCAACAACAGTAGCTATAAGTTTATTAGGCGAGCCGATTGGATCAACAATATTAGCAATAATAATATTTAATGAAATACCTGGATTTTTAACTTTTGTAGGTGGTCCAATAACTTTAATTGGAATATATATTGCTATGAGAAAAATTTATTAAATTTTAAATTGTAATATATGATGATTGAAAATGATTGAAAGAATATGTGTAACAAATCTTGTTGACGATTCTGTTGATATGGGGCATCCAAATGTTTTAGCTAAACATGGACTAGCTTTATTCATAGAAATAGATTTTAATGAAAAAGAGAAAATAAATATTTTAATGGATACTGGTCCTTCTCCAGATATAATTTTACATAATGCAAAAGAATTAAATATTGATTTGAGAGGAATAAATATGATCGTAATTAGTCATGCACATTATGATCATACTGGTGGATTAATAGGAGTTTTAAAACATATAAATAAAAAAGTATTGATTATAATGCATCCAAATTGTTTAAATTTAAAATTTGCTGAAAAACCTTATCTAAGATATATAGGCATTCCATTTAAAATTTCAGAAATAGAAGAAGCAGGTGGAATACTATTGTTATCTTGCAAACCAGTAAAAATAACTCTGAAATAATCGTAAGTGATGAAATAGAAAGGATTAATGAATATGAAAAAGTAGAAGGTTTTTTAACATTGAAAGATTATGAAATTATTAAAGATAATCTTTTAGAAGACCAAGCACTTTTTCTTAAAATTAATGATAAAGGATTAGTAATTATTACAGGTTGTGCACATTCAGGAATAATTAATACAATTGAATATGCTAAAAAAATTACTGGTTTAAATAAAATACATGCAATTTTAGGGGGTTTTCATTTAATAAATGCTAATGAAGAAAAAATAAAAATAACAATGGATGAAATGAAAAAAATAAATCCTGAAAAAATTTTTCCTTGTCATTGTACTGGGCAAAAAGCAATAATGGAATTCATTAAAAATTTTAAAGATAAATGTATTCCAATTCAAGCAGGAAAAAGTATTGAATTATAAAAAAGTAATAAATGATGAAAAATTGATTGAAAAGTTAATATTTTAATATTTTTAAAGAAAAGTGAAAAATAATTATGTGAAAATTCATGCCTAAGGAAGGATATACTTTAGCTAGATTAAATAAAATGGGAGAAACCTTCGAAATCTTAGTCGATCCTGAAAAATCTTTAAAAGCTAAACTTGGAGAAAAAATAAGTATAAATAAAATACTTTTATATGATGAAATATATAAGGATGCAAAAAAAGGTATTAGAGCATCTGAAGCTTCATTAAAAAAAGCTTTTAATACTACTGATCCATTAAAAATAGCTGAAATAATATTAAATGAAGGGGAATTACAAATAACAGCTGATCAAAGAAAAAAATTAATAGAAGAGAAAAAGAAACAAATAATCGATTTTATTTCTAAAAATAGCGTAGACCCAAGAACAAATCTTCCTCATCCACCTACTAGAATTGAAAATGCATTAAAAGAAATAGGGGTATCTATAGATCCATTTATAGATGCAAAAGAACAAGCTACAGCTATAATTGAAAAACTTAGAACAATATTACCAATAAAAGTTGGTTTAACAAAATTAGCTATTAGGCTTCCTGGAGATATAGTTGGAAAAGCTTATGGAACAATAAGAAATTATGGAAAAATAATTCAAGAAGAATGGCAAAAAGATGGTTCATGGATTTGCTTAGTTGAAATTACTGCTGGTTTACATATAGAATTAATAGAAAAATTAAATTCTTTAAGTTCTGGAAGAGTTGAAACAAAGATTATTGAAAAGAAGTGAAGAAAATTATGTGTCCATTATTTTTTAATGAAAAAGAAATTGTATTACCTGGCCAATTATTAGCTGAAGGTAAATTCATGAATGGAGAAGGAACATATATGATAGGAGATAAAATATATTCTTCTCAAATAGGATTTGCAAAATATAAAGAGGGGGAAATTTCCGTAATACCTTTAAAAGGCCCATACATTCCTAAAAAGGATGACATAGTGATAGGAATAATTATCGATATTAAGCCTAATGCAATAGACATTGATTTAGGAAGTGGATTCAGAGCTGTATTAAAAGTTTCAAAAAATTTAGAAATAAGAAATTTAAATATTGGAGATGTAATAATTGGTAAAATAATGTATAGTGGTTTAAAGGGAATAATTTTGAATCATGAAGAAGGATTTAAAAAAATAGATAAAGGATTAATTATTAAAATAACACCTACAAAAATCCCAAGAATAATAGGTAGGAAAGGATCCATGATAAATTTATTAAAAAAGGAAACTGAATGTGAAATATTTATAGGAAGAAATGGATTAATAGTTATAAATGGTCCATCTCCAAATAATGAATTTGCAGTTGCTTCAGCCATACGTATGATAGAAAAAGAAGCGCATACAACAGGGCTTACAGATAGAATAAGCAATTTGCTTAAAAAATGGAGTGAAAAATATGGGAAATAAAGAAATAAAATTAATAAATGAAGATGGAAAAAGAATAGATGGAAGATTATTTAACGAATTAAGACCGATAAAAATGGAAGTTGGCGTGCTTGAAAAAAGCGACGGGTCTGCATATATTGAACAGGGTAAAACAAAAATTTTTGCAGCAGTTTTTGGACCAAAAGAATTGCATCCAAAACATTTAGCATTACCAGATAGAGCTGTTATAAATTGTAGATATCACATGGCTTCATTCTCAGTTGAAGAGAGAAAGCAACTTGGAATGACTAGAAGAGAAATAGAATTATCAAAAATTATAAGACATGCATTAGAAACAGTAGTCTTTTTAGAAAAATTTCCAAGAGCAGGAATAGATGTATTCATAGAAGTTATACAAGCTGATGGAGGAACAAGAGTTGCAGGATTAAATGCTGCTTCATTAGCATTAGCAGATGCAGGAATATATATGCGCGATTTAGTAGTTGGTTGTGCTGTTGGAAAAGTAGAAGGAAAAATTGTTCTAGATTTATGTGACATTGAAGATAAAAATGGTGAAGCAGATATGCCTATTGCTTTTTCTCCAAGATTAGATTCAATACTTTTGCTTCAATTGAATGGAAAATTATCTATAGAAGAATTTTATGAAGCAATCAAATTAGCTAAAGAAGGATGCATGAAGATATATGAATTAATGAAAGAAACATTAAAGAAGAAATACAGTTATGTAATAATGGAGGAAGAATGAATGTCTGAATATTTTATTGGAAAAACATACTCTTTTTCAATAAAAATACTACATGAAAAAATATATGAATTGCTTTCAATGGATAAAAGGTTAGATGAAAGAGATGCTTTAAGCTTTAGGGAAATAGATATTAAAACAAAATTAATAGAAAAAGCAGATGGTTCTGCTATTGTTTCACTTGGAAAAACAAAAGTTATTGCTGGAATAAAACATGAAATTGAAAAACCTTTTCCAGATAGGCCAAATGAAGGAGTTTTTGTTGTTAATGCTGAATTGCTTCCACTTGCTTCAAAAAGTTTCGAGCCTGGACCCCCTGATGAAAGAGGGGTAGAACTTGCAAGAATTGTTGATAGATGCATAAGAGAATCAAAAGCTATAGACCTTCAAAAACTATGTTTAATAGAAGGAGAAAGCGTATATTCATTATTTATAGATTTATACATTTTAGATTATGATGGAAATTATTTTGATCCTTCAGTATTAGCTGCAGTTGCAGCTCTTTCAGTAACCGATATTCCAATATACAAAGTAGAGAATGGCAAGATTATTAAAACAGAAGAGCGTATGAAAATTCCTATGAAAGATTTTCCAGTATCTGTCACTTTAGGAATAATAAAAGATAAAATATTAGTAGATCCAATTCTTTTAGAAGAAGATTCTTTAGATGCTATTTTAACAATAGGTTTTGATTCAAATTCAAATCTAGTTGCTATTCAAAAAAGTAGTTTGGGAATGATACCTGAAGATTTGATTGAGAAAATAATCCTTATAGCTAAGGAAAAAGCAGATTTTCTAAGAAAAAAATTGATGGAGAGTATTAAAAATGGTTAAGAAAAGAACTGAAAAAACTGGACCAATAGCTAGATATGGAGCAAGATATGGTGCAACTTTACGTAAAAGATACCTCCAAATAGAGAAAAGTATTAGGGCTTCTTATCCATGTCCTAAATGCGGAGCTATAAAAGTTAAAAGAGTTAGTATTGGAATATGGAAATGTAAAAAATGTAATTATACTTTTGCAGGAGGAGCTTATACTCCACAAATAGCAATTAAAGAAGAATAATTTTCTAAAATATTTAAAAATATAAATTTAATTTTTATTTAAGAAAAATGATAGAAAAAGCGAAAGCTAAAATTATTTTTAATATTTCAGAAAAAGATGCTTCAATTATTCTAAAATCTTTATTACCTGAAATAAAAAATCCTGCTACAAATAGGTCAAAGATAGATTTATTAATTAGAGATGGAAAACTTTTGATGAATGTAGAGGCAAAAGACATGACTGCATTAAGAGCAGCATTAAATTCTTATGTTAGATGGATAAATATGATAATAGAAACTTTAGGAGTGATCGAGGAAAATGAGTGAAGAAGAAAAAATACCTCCGCATATTAGACAACAAATATTAAGATTGCAACAATTACAGCAAACACTTGAAATAGTAGTATCTGAAAGACAAAGAATAGAAGCTGAATTAGTAGAAATAAATAATGCAATAGAAGAACTTGGCAAAACAACAGAAGATTCTATTGTATATAAACTTGTTGGAAGAATAATGATTAAATCAAATAAAGAAAATTTAAAAAATGAATTAATGGAAAAGAAAGAAATAATGGAAACAAGGTCTAAAGTTCTTGAAAAACAAGAAGAAAGAACAAGAGCTCAATTAACAACTCTTCAAAAGGATTTACAAAAATCTTTATCAGAAGCAGGAATATCTACATCATAAAATTTATGTACGAATTATTTAAAAAACTTGATAATACTTTTAAGAAAATAAATAAAAATA is a genomic window of Nitrososphaerota archaeon containing:
- a CDS encoding transcriptional regulator, with amino-acid sequence MIKENQKALRIAKESLMNRIAGEIIMSPDPGAAMRKWRELFEISKSELAKEIGFVPSVLSDYEKSRRKSPGTSFIKKFVSTLISIDEKRGGNYIERYSLIPKDLSKVILDMAEFIIPRTVQDIAKAVDGVILACKESINLPIYGYTIINSIEAIKTLTGNEFIQLFGINSMRALIFIDVSKGRSPMVAVRIYPIKPKMVVIHGPKSQDDVDKLAIELAELDYIPLVLSLKPNVEELIDSIKRLKIIK
- a CDS encoding ribbon-helix-helix domain-containing protein, which translates into the protein MPEALIEGMDEVVKIGIYQSRSAVIRAAIRDLLKKKALKKY
- the psmA gene encoding archaeal proteasome endopeptidase complex subunit alpha; its protein translation is MEEMDLALGITGAYDRAITVFSPQGRLYQVEYALETVRSGSTALAITCNEGVVLAAEEILHTKLQNPNFSWKIFQIDKHIGAATSGLNSDARVLVDNARIQAQVIRLSYDEDPAVEAITKHIGDVAQMYTQHAGVRPFGAGLLIGGVDKKGPSLFLVDPSGMYLEYLAWSIGRGAEKVREYLEKKYSKELTLEEAIQLAVSSLVYSTEKIEEEWTVKIAYIPTKTKTYSLMPQEEVKKYLEKAFEEKKASSK
- a CDS encoding Rpp14/Pop5 family protein — protein: MLKKIRKRYILYKVLTEKGEINKDDIQKIIAKTIYNLFGLKGLIEVSPKNILYDSSNKLGIIQCNHFSINKLFAALMVINENNKIVIDPIKTSGLLSRVIKYVKETE
- a CDS encoding DUF116 domain-containing protein — translated: MPYKFNFDLSQISQPLFKEIARICNEKNIHIRIGEKVRYLIEKFRIPEITGLGISDAITIIEDLIDINIRNLLEKEKFLKTNKRALFLPHCSRKYMDNRCKAYFNPEVPSYYCNHCSPDCLINQATILAKKYEYDVYVVAGGSCIPKILKDNHYEGIVGVACCEELKLGSNYLRNLNIPGQGVPLIKNGCANTKFSIESLEIILREKTN
- a CDS encoding DMT family transporter codes for the protein MGKNIKNIYFPLLIAVIAVSFSSIFIRLSNAPPLIIAAYRLGIASIILFPFMIYYNSNISKKYSRKDLLKIFFISFFLSIHFASWITSLNYTSIANSVIIVNTSPIFVAIFSYYILKEKINYNTIIGIIIAFIGTIIIAIGDYGINRSNLLGDIYALIGAIALSIYIIGGREIRKRMNLYLYVTPVYAISAIFLIIACIFLKIRLYPYPLREYFIFLLLAIIPTIFGHTIYNWILKNVKATTVAISLLGEPIGSTILAIIIFNEIPGFLTFVGGPITLIGIYIAMRKIY
- a CDS encoding MBL fold metallo-hydrolase, which translates into the protein MIERICVTNLVDDSVDMGHPNVLAKHGLALFIEIDFNEKEKINILMDTGPSPDIILHNAKELNIDLRGINMIVISHAHYDHTGGLIGVLKHINKKVLIIMHPNCLNLKFAEKPYLRYIGIPFKISEIEEAGGILLLSCKPVKITLK
- a CDS encoding MBL fold metallo-hydrolase translates to MQTSKNNSEIIVSDEIERINEYEKVEGFLTLKDYEIIKDNLLEDQALFLKINDKGLVIITGCAHSGIINTIEYAKKITGLNKIHAILGGFHLINANEEKIKITMDEMKKINPEKIFPCHCTGQKAIMEFIKNFKDKCIPIQAGKSIEL
- a CDS encoding ribosome assembly factor SBDS; translation: MPKEGYTLARLNKMGETFEILVDPEKSLKAKLGEKISINKILLYDEIYKDAKKGIRASEASLKKAFNTTDPLKIAEIILNEGELQITADQRKKLIEEKKKQIIDFISKNSVDPRTNLPHPPTRIENALKEIGVSIDPFIDAKEQATAIIEKLRTILPIKVGLTKLAIRLPGDIVGKAYGTIRNYGKIIQEEWQKDGSWICLVEITAGLHIELIEKLNSLSSGRVETKIIEKK
- the rrp4 gene encoding exosome complex RNA-binding protein Rrp4, with the translated sequence MCPLFFNEKEIVLPGQLLAEGKFMNGEGTYMIGDKIYSSQIGFAKYKEGEISVIPLKGPYIPKKDDIVIGIIIDIKPNAIDIDLGSGFRAVLKVSKNLEIRNLNIGDVIIGKIMYSGLKGIILNHEEGFKKIDKGLIIKITPTKIPRIIGRKGSMINLLKKETECEIFIGRNGLIVINGPSPNNEFAVASAIRMIEKEAHTTGLTDRISNLLKKWSEKYGK
- the rrp41 gene encoding exosome complex exonuclease Rrp41, with amino-acid sequence MGNKEIKLINEDGKRIDGRLFNELRPIKMEVGVLEKSDGSAYIEQGKTKIFAAVFGPKELHPKHLALPDRAVINCRYHMASFSVEERKQLGMTRREIELSKIIRHALETVVFLEKFPRAGIDVFIEVIQADGGTRVAGLNAASLALADAGIYMRDLVVGCAVGKVEGKIVLDLCDIEDKNGEADMPIAFSPRLDSILLLQLNGKLSIEEFYEAIKLAKEGCMKIYELMKETLKKKYSYVIMEEE
- the rrp42 gene encoding exosome complex protein Rrp42 — protein: MSEYFIGKTYSFSIKILHEKIYELLSMDKRLDERDALSFREIDIKTKLIEKADGSAIVSLGKTKVIAGIKHEIEKPFPDRPNEGVFVVNAELLPLASKSFEPGPPDERGVELARIVDRCIRESKAIDLQKLCLIEGESVYSLFIDLYILDYDGNYFDPSVLAAVAALSVTDIPIYKVENGKIIKTEERMKIPMKDFPVSVTLGIIKDKILVDPILLEEDSLDAILTIGFDSNSNLVAIQKSSLGMIPEDLIEKIILIAKEKADFLRKKLMESIKNG
- a CDS encoding 50S ribosomal protein L37ae, translating into MVKKRTEKTGPIARYGARYGATLRKRYLQIEKSIRASYPCPKCGAIKVKRVSIGIWKCKKCNYTFAGGAYTPQIAIKEE
- a CDS encoding KEOPS complex subunit Pcc1, producing the protein MIEKAKAKIIFNISEKDASIILKSLLPEIKNPATNRSKIDLLIRDGKLLMNVEAKDMTALRAALNSYVRWINMIIETLGVIEENE
- a CDS encoding prefoldin subunit beta; the encoded protein is MSEEEKIPPHIRQQILRLQQLQQTLEIVVSERQRIEAELVEINNAIEELGKTTEDSIVYKLVGRIMIKSNKENLKNELMEKKEIMETRSKVLEKQEERTRAQLTTLQKDLQKSLSEAGISTS